AGAGTATACAGTGCAAAACTAACGGTGTCTTTAACAGGTTTGCTTGAGCAAGGCACTTCTTATATAAATGACCAGGTCAATTTCCAAAggctttttttgtttgttttaaaaccTCCTTGATCTGACCTTCAAGGGAATTGTTGTCCTTTTAATTTACACAGGGCAAGCTTGCCAAACTGTTAAGTATCATACTTTTATAACATAGTATTATTCAGAATGTATAACTTCTACCAATGTTTTCCGGGATCAAATGTGTTCAATTTTCACAGGACACTAATGTTCTTGTTTTTACTTATTAGACATTTCATGGCGCCTGTTAATTTAGAAACGATCTAAATGGACAAACTAGCCGTGTGTATGTTCCAGATCCATACCGTCATGTGCCTTTTTCTGGCAAGGCCTCTCAAAAACACAGACAACAGGGAAGTATACAATGGTGTATACACATTAAGCTGTAAGCATGCGAGGCACTGCAGAGATTCTTTTGGCGCATACAGAGCCATTTGCATAAAGCTAAAATGCGAGCGTGTATGCAGATAAGTTCTTGGCTATGCTGCTTTGCGTTGTGGGATGATTAGGATGAACCAATGAACACACTTCATATGGATTCAAGTCCCCTCACAGGTCTACACAGCAAATCAGAATGCATTCTATAACCAGACTAATATTGCCATAGCAGTGGTTATATCTGAAAcgtaataggtttttaaattggAAAGcagatttacatttttaaaaagtgATATGTTACTTGCCTGCCTGCAGAGTGACAATCTGACTATAAAAGATAAAAATGGTATTTCCAAATGTCCATACTTTTATCagaaaatgtatttgttttgtttgttttgtttattataGCCCACCAACTGATTTTAGCACAGCTTATGATTGAAAGACACTTCAAATGTCCCCACATTTCCTAGATTAAAAAGAACTTACCACTTTGCCTGGCCTCGCCCATGTGCAAATAAATCCTTCCTGACAAGCAGTCACTAAACAGTCCTCTAAAAATATGAGTACAGTCAGTCTCTCGTGTGCTATCTTTTTACAGATGAGGGGCTCGAGGAGTGGCACATCCTCCATGCGCGGGCACAGCAGAGTGCCCAGAGTCTTAGCAGGGTCTGTTTTGGTTTTTGTGAGCAGGTTGAGCTTGTCGCTGCTCTTGCTGCTGATGTGGCCCATGCTGTGGTTGCGTTTGTGGTCCTTCTCGTGGTGGCGTTCCTTCCGATCATGGAGTGACAGCGTGGCAAACTTACTCACACCTGTAGCAATGGCACTGTCCATTATACCACTCCCGATGCCGCCACCACTGCTGGCTTTGTTGGTGTTGtttgtcgttgttgttgttgttgtggtggtggtggtggtggtggtgccgGCTGAATGGGGTAGGCTGTTGGAGCGTGGTAATGTAGTGGAGAGGGAGTTAATGCCAGGAGTATTGGCACCACTGTTGTTTCCATTAGTAGTGTTACTAGAGGCGTTAGCGATTATTGTAGCACCCGCAGGGGGGCTGGAAGCATTCATCACGTTAGTGTGTGTCCGTGTCCGTGAGAGTGGAAGATGGGGGAAAAGGATGTCCTCAGTGAGGTCCCATAGGCACAGCTGAGTGTCCTGGCCCACTGAGCCAAACCGGTACGTGACGCTAACAGGCCGGCTGTCCGTCGAGTTGCGCTTGGAGAGTCGAGACTGCGTACTGTTGGCCCGGTCTCGTCCGAAGTGGATCATCTGATCCTGGAAGTCCTCATCGCTGCCACTGAACTCCATCGGGTCACTCTCTTCCACGCTGGTGGTGTAATGGTCAAACGCCACCACACTGACCCACGACTTGTGCCCATGACCTCGGGCGATGACTCTGCAGTCCAAAAACGACCACACAGTCACTAAATCGTCCTCTCCACCTGCAACTATGTACTTTCCATCAGGGctccagcacacacacaacaagccACCAAAGTAGCTCTTCATGGTGCCATGAAGCTCCACCGCATCAAAGTTGAAGACTCGTAGGAAGCCGTCTTGGCTAACACAGCCTAGGAACTTCCCATCCGGAGAGAAGGCAAACTCATTCAGAGCCCCCTCCCCCACTGCCCATTTAAGGAGAGGGTTCCGTGTGGATTTACTCTTACATGTGTGTACAGAGTAGTTCTCTCCCTGTTTAAGCACCTGATAGTGTGGTGCCGTGGTGCCACAAGTATGCTCCACATTGTATAGATACAT
The sequence above is drawn from the Pseudochaenichthys georgianus chromosome 22, fPseGeo1.2, whole genome shotgun sequence genome and encodes:
- the wdr20a gene encoding WD repeat-containing protein 20 — its product is MLNSKMAAEGGGKEMNEIKTQFTTREGVYKLLTHSEYSRPNRVPFNSQGSNPVKVSFVNVNDQSGNGDRICFNVGRELYFYIYKGVRKAADLSKPIDKRIYKGTQPTCHDFNHLTATAESVSLLVGFSAGQVQLIDPIKKETSKLFNEERLIDKTRVTCVKWVPGSESLFLVSHSSGNMYLYNVEHTCGTTAPHYQVLKQGENYSVHTCKSKSTRNPLLKWAVGEGALNEFAFSPDGKFLGCVSQDGFLRVFNFDAVELHGTMKSYFGGLLCVCWSPDGKYIVAGGEDDLVTVWSFLDCRVIARGHGHKSWVSVVAFDHYTTSVEESDPMEFSGSDEDFQDQMIHFGRDRANSTQSRLSKRNSTDSRPVSVTYRFGSVGQDTQLCLWDLTEDILFPHLPLSRTRTHTNVMNASSPPAGATIIANASSNTTNGNNSGANTPGINSLSTTLPRSNSLPHSAGTTTTTTTTTTTTTTNNTNKASSGGGIGSGIMDSAIATGVSKFATLSLHDRKERHHEKDHKRNHSMGHISSKSSDKLNLLTKTKTDPAKTLGTLLCPRMEDVPLLEPLICKKIAHERLTVLIFLEDCLVTACQEGFICTWARPGKVGLLSSQNQASSPSGTVV